In Oscarella lobularis chromosome 5, ooOscLobu1.1, whole genome shotgun sequence, the genomic window TAAAATTGTTGACAAGTACAGCGCCCCACTCGAGTATCTAAGGAAGTTTTTTCCTCGGGAGCTTGAGCTTTTACGTCGCCTGAAGCATCCAAACATCGTACGTAAACACCATCTCAAGAGTCGATAGATTTCGGAGACGTGCATATCTAGATCGGTTTGCACTGCGTCTTGGAAAGCGACGTTCACTATTTTGTTGTGCTTGAGCTGGCCGACGGGGGAGATCTACTTGATTACATTCGCTGTCACAGGACTGTACCCGAAACTACGGCACGACAATTCTTCAGACAACTCTGCAGTGGCATTCACTTCTGTCACGAACGAAATGTAGTTCATCGGTAAAAAGATCTTTGTCTCCTTCTCTCGTCAATGCAATTTTGTTACTTTGCACTTAGTGATTTAAAATGCGAAAATGTCCTGTTGACGTATCGATCCCAAGTCAAGATTTGCGGTTAGGCCTGTTATGTATCAAGGGGAAAAGATGTCAAATCTGTTTGGACTAGATTTTGGATTTGCCACCAAATTCAGCAAGGGAAAGCTACTGACTACGTTTTGTGGTTCGTGTGCCTATGCCTCTCCAGAGATACTACAAGGAAGACGATACAATGGCGCCAAGGCAGACATCTGGAGCATGTAAGAAACAAACTGATCTGACTTTCTAATGACTCACACACCATAGGGGCATTATTCTCTACGCCATGATCTATGGCTGTCTTCCTTACGACGACACTCACGTAAAACTTCAACTGACTCAGATATACAGTCCAAAATTTCCAAGATACAAATCAGTCATTGGCGAatctcaaagaaaagagccGATTTCTCGCAGTGAGTGACGTTTCTTGCAACAGTCACATTGTGGCCTATGAACTGATAGATTTACTGGAACTGATTCGTCGAATGCTAAGCGTTCTCTACACGGATAGACCTGACTCGCTTACCGTGCTGAATTCGTTGTGGCTTCAAGAAGGCAAAAAGGTCAGAGCACTATCAAAGGTGCGTCGatccaattaattaaaacaccAGCGTCGTATTTGTGAATCTTCCGTTATAAGGTCAACAAGTCATTTTCCTTTCCGGAGAAAGcatcaacgtcgtcatcaaagACTTGTGCCGTACCGCCTATAAATTCTCCTGTTGTTCTTTTGAAGCGTACCGAACGCCAGAGCAAGAAGGAATCAACGCCTTGCTCGCCTATCATTACGCCGCTTTTTTCGTTGCGATCCGAATGCCTTCCTCCTGTTTCTAGTCCAGTGAAGAACAGAACGGAACTGAGAAGAGCGCATTGCATTTCGAGGGAGCGCAGAAAGCCCGtcgaaatgaaattgaaaagagcGAATTGCATTTCAAGAGAACGCCGAGAGAGAAAGCCAGTTGAGGTGAAATTAAAAAGAGCGAGTTGCATTTCAGGGAGGCCGGAAATGAACTTGAGAATTTCAAGAGACGCAAGGAAAGCTCTGTTCTGTATCAcggcaaaagaagaggaaaaccCAAAATCGATGCCCAATGTAAATCTGTCGCAAAAACAATAAAGAACcagacaaagacaaagacatGTCTAATTCCCGCGAGAGTGGGCGCGCGTTAGGGCGAGAGCTCAGCGCTCTCTGGTGCAAGAAAATGAGCGTTCGTAACGACAAGAGAGCTTTCCACGGCAATCCGTCGAGACGATACATCGAAGCGGAGTCGTTTCAAacagaagaggaagaaatggAAGTAAGAATCGCCCTAGAACTAGCAAAAAACCGCACGAAAACACCGAAGTCGTCCGTAGGCGCCTCAgtccggcgacgaagagctaGACGACTATTCTACGGAAGCCGAAGCGACGATTCCCGACGACATGATGCAAATCCACGACGAACTCGCCTTCATAAGCAAGAAATTGCACGTAAGGACAGAGACTCTCGCATAACtagaaatcgatttcgattcgAGTCTGAAAACGACTCGTTGCACGCGCGAGAAGACGCGCTGCTTCGACGCGAAGAGGCGGTGAAAGAATTGGAGGACGCCGTTCGAAAATCGCACAAATTATTGGAGAAATTCGCCGAAGAGGAAGTCAATAGAAGATGGACGAAAATGAGAGCGGCGAGCAAATTTAATATAAtgatctaattaattaattaattaattaattgaaatagGAGTATGAGAGCGAGAATCTTGAACGACAGGAACTGATTAGGGAAAAATCCAAAGAGGCAAAACGGCTTCGTGCGTCTTTTGAAATGGTGCAAGAGACGAATAGGGCTCTGAAGAAACAGGTAAGAGAACGATTGCCATTTACGttaggaaagaaaaaaggttttcttttcgcgtTAGATCGAAGAgttggaagagaagaatcgaAAGCTGGAGACCCAGTTGGTCAGCACGCAAAAACGACTGACGAATctgcagagaaaaaacgaactcgCTTTGAGACAACGACAGCGtcaaacggcgacggcgatcgacgaaatcggGTCGCCGCATCAGAAACGCCGCGGAAAAGGTTTTGATTGCGTAGATACTTTTGTATTGATATTATTTATATGATTGATGTATAGCTTGTGACATTGAGCAGGAGTCGGCTCGACAAGCGGTGTCGATTCCGAAGCAGAAAATGAGTCACCCAGTATGTTCTTCACTGTTACATTACTTCATAGTTTACTTTTGTTTTTCCCAAGGCGCTTCCGTCTGGTGTATACGAGACTTTAGCGCTTTTGCTTGATTGGTTGTCGTCCCTCTATCTTAGTCAAAAATCGGTGCCATCTGTTTTGCCTATCACTCAGGAGAAGTGTTGCAAGGTAAATAGCGAGTGTGTCTTTAGTCTCTGCATTTATGACTCTTTCTGTGTCTCAGGTACTGCCTCATTTGGCTGAGCTGCTGCCGAGTCTTTCAGCTCACGGAACGAAATTGCAG contains:
- the LOC136187496 gene encoding coiled-coil domain-containing protein 138-like, producing the protein MSVRNDKRAFHGNPSRRYIEAESFQTEEEEMEAPQSGDEELDDYSTEAEATIPDDMMQIHDELAFISKKLHSENDSLHAREDALLRREEAVKELEDAVRKSHKLLEKFAEEEVNRRWTKMRAEYESENLERQELIREKSKEAKRLRASFEMVQETNRALKKQIEELEEKNRKLETQLVSTQKRLTNLQRKNELALRQRQRQTATAIDEIGSPHQKRRGKACDIEQESARQAVSIPKQKMSHPALPSGVYETLALLLDWLSSLYLSQKSVPSVLPITQEKCCKVLPHLAELLPSLSAHGTKLQYPCLEFVFWSLVSLESGRKHKITLSSTLRRIGEELYHPSKQPALVDALEDESDSRHQLPVSFFHSRSLHIRMLSTLIVLKTLTQVDHLAHGFDSLRADLNEDAAKDIFLQHQGSAVILPYMKMSARGLLSSAIDVFLQLSMESVFLNQFLKSCSTDDFFRSSSALLKDPKFDSKLQEKLCIILQRLSKIKSNHRLFEAFQLGPLFHDMLCTSNPDQAFLTLNIRSILSNLNLLKSSST